In the Pecten maximus chromosome 5, xPecMax1.1, whole genome shotgun sequence genome, TGGTTCGGTGATGGTATTTCGATCTTTCGTGAGAACATCCAACATTTCCTCTATCCCCGCCTTTTTGTCTCCTTTATGAAAGAGACATTTCCCCAgaaaaattcttaatttttcGTGTTCTTTGCAGTCATGGTGGTCAATTGCTCTTTGAATGAATTCTTGAGCAGTTGATATGCAAGACAAATCTTCGATGATTTCAAGACCTTTCTCCGTCTTTGGTTTTACGGCTTTAAGATAAAACGCTTCTGTGATGTTCAGCAGTGTTTTTGATGTAACTCGTTGCTGAAGGGAGAGTTGTCCATTCTTTATGGCTTCGTCCAAATTATTTTTGTTAGGTTCCGGGTCTTTGTTGTCcaaaaacaactttttctcaaatttataCAGCTCCATGTATGCCTGACAGAGTTGAGAGTAAGCAAACCAGTTGTGTATTTTTTCAATCCGTAACGCATTGTTGAAACATTGGATTGCCTGACGGATACGTTGTCCATAGTCTTCATTTTGAGTTGAAATTCGTTTATCTTTCAAGGTCAGCCCATGTCTGCTGTGAACAACTCTGTCGTCATCGAATATGCTGTGTGCCCTTTTGAAAGCTTCCATTGGATCCTCCCAAAGACAACGGAACTTCTGGTTTCGGTCGATGAAACTAGGAATGGGATCTTCCTTTCCTTTAATCTCTTTATTCCTTGTCGCAATCAAATGACCTACATATGCATAGGAACGGGCCACGTAAACTTTCAAAGGGTCCGTGTCTTGTCGTATTTCTGAAATACATTCCAGGAAGTTCTGGAGTGCATGGATCATGTGTTTTTTCCTCTCACTTGTCCTTGATATGTTCCTGTCAGCTGTACCTACACGACTGTGTGCTCTAGCTAAATTATGTTTCCAAATGCCAGTCTCCGTACCGGGCGTCATCATGGCCAGTCCATCCTCAAAATATTTGATTGCCTCGGTTTGTTCCCGCTTAGTACCATCTAAGCACGATTCTGGTAGGAGatgtttgatattgtttgtgGCGTCTCTCCAGGCTATAAAGGCATGTCCAAACGTTTCCGCCTTCCCTGGCGCGTTAATCAATGCCGTTTGGAATTCTAGCTGCTTGCAAATATCTGCCAGTTTTTCGTCTACCGATTTCTGGACCTCTGCATGTACGTCAGTTAAAAGAATGTAACCAATTTCAAGTAGGCACCTGGCTTGTTCAAGCCTATTACCATCATTTGATTGCATCTCTGCAAGTTTCTCTTCGTGCGCTTTGGTATCCATCTGTAATTTCTTCTTTATTTCAATCAGATTTGCAACCGTATTTATGTTATCAGGATATTCATTATgaatctgaaaataaaaacattcctGCATTTCATCAACAGCTAGCTATAGATTCACACGTATCGTAATTTTAAGTTTCTCGTAAACGAGACGGGACTAAGATAATACAAAGTGCTCGATTTTCCTGTCGCCTCCGATCTTATAGTACCTTTACGCGACATTTCAGAAGAATTGGAGAATTTCAAAAGGCTTTCGCCGTATATGTTCGAAATGGATTTATCTTTGTTTTGAGTTTGCATACAGTAAAATTTTCATTCTCGGCGTTGCATTGAAGGATATTTTGCTAAAGAATGTCctatttaaaatgtcaaaaataaaaagggggtgttcaattaaacaattaacaaaagaaaaaaattatattttctaaCACATCAACACCGGACATACAACTGGGATAATAAAATCGCTGAAGAATAACTTATCAGGTTGCTTAGAGAAGTCTATGTTTACACGTAGAAATAATTATTTGGAAAGAAATACCCGGATGTGCTTTAGTATCGACGTCATATTTTAATCAAGACTATAGGTGCTGCACAAAAAGTACTGGTCGTAAATAACACTTCTTTCTTATCACAATGATTTATTTCCACGAgacatattgaaaaacaaaacaaaatcagatCACGGCTTCAGCCGACATGTTTAACGTTCTTTCAACGGGAACACGATAACGGACGTTTGAAATTAACAACAGCTTCAGTTACAATTTCAGAT is a window encoding:
- the LOC117326929 gene encoding uncharacterized protein LOC117326929, translating into MAAITKAGFFSLNLRFLNDVDNAQISYMKGEQTVELRTAPPCMVPVIRNIEAVLTFIQPLYKRHGLFMMEQIHNEYPDNINTVANLIEIKKKLQMDTKAHEEKLAEMQSNDGNRLEQARCLLEIGYILLTDVHAEVQKSVDEKLADICKQLEFQTALINAPGKAETFGHAFIAWRDATNNIKHLLPESCLDGTKREQTEAIKYFEDGLAMMTPGTETGIWKHNLARAHSRVGTADRNISRTSERKKHMIHALQNFLECISEIRQDTDPLKVYVARSYAYVGHLIATRNKEIKGKEDPIPSFIDRNQKFRCLWEDPMEAFKRAHSIFDDDRVVHSRHGLTLKDKRISTQNEDYGQRIRQAIQCFNNALRIEKIHNWFAYSQLCQAYMELYKFEKKLFLDNKDPEPNKNNLDEAIKNGQLSLQQRVTSKTLLNITEAFYLKAVKPKTEKGLEIIEDLSCISTAQEFIQRAIDHHDCKEHEKLRIFLGKCLFHKGDKKAGIEEMLDVLTKDRNTITEPHYFRELLIMMINEFRTWKDDRRNEAKSRQRRQKLRKIWCVLVSGKMTYKKRLKHPLIGILNLYPHEFIVLLREVYSFKTRSKEDQELANECLDALKNHNGKDVKRRAREIEEIQPEETDSIVNHQGQVAIYDCCICYSKEDAIWTKTFIEDRRHIQKWKPCLKVEGLRFGERMKFLFIISDSFNRDPDCMAMLSAVKGNHPTSNRLIPVLKYNATSLPELLKDVQPIDFTALKNNSEKLTAALLQPIDDFNVPGAPAIQTPMVDVSEGIPGGDSDGMEVDEPTTAKRTKTDNVTDGQVHDTELSWAEQVQKNSEEPKDETEMEAHLGDSGQSLPDNAEMDSGFVSGNI